A region of the Chroicocephalus ridibundus chromosome 1, bChrRid1.1, whole genome shotgun sequence genome:
CAATCAgagctccttccctcctcccccctccaacCGCGCGTCCCGTCGCCGTCATGCTGATGAGCGGTGTGAGGGACAAGGCCCCGATCCCTCGCACTCCGATTGGCCGAATCAGCCGTCAACTCACTCCGGGGAGGCTCCGCCTCCTCACCGGTCCCCGCTGAATCTACGGTGCGGCCAGGAAAATGATGCACAGATCTCTCACGATCCGATTGGCCAAGCGGGAACGCCACTCAAGTCAAGACCCCGCCCTCCCGGCGGGACGGCGCCTCAGCTGACCGGTCAGCCCCGTGACAGGGCGGGGGCGGGCCTCACTGCCGAATGGTCGGTTCCGTCAGTCACTCCTGCAGCGTCCCGCCCAGCCGCCCTGAATCTCACCTGCCGATTGGCTGCGGCCGTTGTCTGTCACCACAGCCTGGTGGGCGGGGCGCTCTGGCTTCTCTGTCCGACGGTGCGGCCGCCGGCCCGGCGTTTTCCCAGGCGGGCGTCTCCTCAGTGCGGCGGCCTGCCCGGCAGCGCGGCGAACatggagcggcgcggcggggcttCCTGGGCCCTGGAGGTGgcggtgctgctgctggcatcGGCTTGCTTCGCCggtgagccggggcggggggcgtggGGGAGCCCTGCCgcagggggcgggcgggggcaggggggctgcggaGGGACGTTGGGCGCCTCAGCGGGCCCGGCCGCAACGGTTGGCGAGGGGCGCGCGAGGCATtgcgggcgggggcgggaggcGCGGGCCTTGCGGAgccgggagtgggggggggatggTGACCGGGGAGcggggtgtgtttgtgtgtagaTACACGCCGTTTTATTACCTTGTACGAATTCTGCCACCTTTTACGAATTTTGCCATGGCTGGAGGCTTTTCTGTCAGACGTTGCGAGTCAGGCTCCTGCTCTGAGCTTCAGGCGGCTAGGCCGCCTATGTAGTTTTCGGTCAGCCTACCTCAGTTCTTCGGCGCAGGCCCGCAGAGGCTTTTGAGAGCCGAAGCTCTCCCCAGAGACCGCTTCGGTATGGTCAAAGTTTGATTAAGTTTTTTCTGTAGGTGGCTGGGCAGCAGTACACAGGATGAATTGCGTCTTGGAATTTAGTCTCTGGACTTCACTGAATATGCGTCCCAGTGGGATATTGTGGTCAAGCAGTTATAGCGTGTCTGAGGAAAAGGCTTGTGTTCCCAACTTCAGATTTAGCTTTGCTCATTGAGAACTTGCAAGGCAAATTTTTTACTAAAAAGGGTGACGCTCTGATTTTATCCACCTGAGCAACCTTGTCCCAACTAAGCCAATAAATAACATGTGTGACTGTCTTACAAGCCTTGTGGAAAATTAAAGCAATGTGTGAAATCCTGCACACTAAGCAAAAATGTTTGTAGCAATTTTGTAAATTCCTTCATAAGCAAATTGGTCTAGAAACACTTCTGTTCTCCAAATATGGGTTGGTACACCGTTAAAATTGGTAGCAGGCCATCCAATGAACACAtatcaattttaaaacaaaaaaacaccgcTTGAATCTGCTCCATATAGATCAGTTGGTTTGGCCTGTTTCCTTCCGTTTGCCACTGTTCCCCAACCTGCATCTCAGGACTTTGTTCCTTTAGTATGTTTGTCATAATATAGCTCAGGTTTACTGTCAACATGTGTATGCATGATCATGATCCAGgcattaaaacagcattttcaagGTCAGATTGGTTAAATTCATGTTAGGGAAGATTATAGCTGCACAATACATCAGTTTACTAttgcattatttttgtaaatagCCTTTAGATTTGCAGATGCCctggaaaactatttttatataCCTGCTTGAATTGTTAACTAATTTCCAGTGATCATATGAGTAAATacttgttgttggtttttttagaagATTATCTTACTCATGTAATTTTGGAGTATGTAGTCAGACTCATTGTAAAATTAGTACTTAAGCTTAGATGGCCTGCAAATATTTATTGTTCTCCTAGTTGATTTTCTTGAGTCCTGTATTAGATTAGTTTTCCTGTAGAAACATACATAGATTGCTCATTGGGGTGGGATATGTCTGAAGCTTTGTATTGTGCATGTTACTGCTTATATTCACCAAATAagtcttaaaatatatttaggcAATTGTTTGTGCACACAGTATTGCAGGTGTGCTTAAGTGACTTAAAAATAGGAAGCTAGACTGAAATTAGCCCATCTCTTTTTTTGTGGAGTGCTCTCTGACTTTATTATGCAATAAGTTACTGTCATCATAATACAGATTAGAAATAATGCTTTTAGTCAACTTTGCTATTCATGGTAATGGGAAAGAGAGGGTAGGAGGGGTCACAAATAAGTGAAAACCCAACATGAAAAGAAGTGTTACAGATTGTGGTTTCACACAATCAGCTTAGGTCCAGTACCTGGAGGAGGTAAAACATCTCTCAATATCATGTGGTTGAGAAGGCAGAGCAGAGACACCGGAGCTGTTCTGCAGAAGCCAGATCATTCCTGGCAGTGCTCTGTTTAAGCCGGCACCGACTCTGCTGATCCTCCTGGCTCTGGGTTCAGTGGCTCAGGCTGTTGTCTGCATGAAAAGAGATGTTATGCCAAGCAGTCCTGGAAGCAAACAAGCCGTGTTGGTGCAGAGTTGCTTGTGAGCTAATAGGATTTTGGAGTCTGCCTGGCTCTACTGAGAGTTAGCTTTCCCAGGTCAGAACTGGAACGCTGCTCACAACCTGCTAGTGAGTACGCAGAAGTGTACTGTGCTGTTGCTTGAATAATTGCCCTGCTTTTGTTGATGTGGTTTTGTCCTTCCTTAGTCATTGCTGTATAAAAACTTATTTTGTATTCCAGAGCATTAAATGATTGGTTCTCATTACTTGTGTTACATAAATTGATAGGTATGAGAGGGAGGAATAAGGAGTCTTAAAAGCTCTAATATGCTCTTTTTCTGTGATGTAAGAGAAAGATTGTGAAAACCGtaacagcttttttgtttgtttgtttttaggtgTATGCGGTGATGAATTTAGTGTCTTACGATCACCTCAGTCAGTTGTTTTTCGAGATGGAAGTTGGCCCATTCCTGGCGAGCGGATCCCAGATGTAGCTGCATTATCCATGGGCTTTTCTGTTGAAGATGTATGTTTCAAGTCTTGATAAAACTAAAACTACAGACCTGATCACTTAACATGCAGATCTTCCTGTCATGTGCTGGAATGTGTAAAATATCATCCTGTTTTTCTTGAGGAATGCATGACTTATCAGAACGTGGTTTCCAAGCATAGAGCTCTGTCAGTCATATGAGCAGCAAAAGGCTGTGCTAGCCGGCTAATTTGAATCATCAGCTACAGAAGGAAGGAAGCCTGTGGAGTCTTTACTGTGATATTCTTCAGTACCTCTGAGACCCAACTACATGCTGTATCCTCCCATCCGTAGTCACATACTGAGAATCTGTGGAAACCACTGTCACTTCTTGCCTATGAGCTATATCTACAGGGCTCTGCTCTTGGGTACTCTGGCGATTGTGAGAAATGGCTTGGCTAGGCAGGCATTTTGTCAGCAAGCTTTTCTGCTGTGCATAGTTAACAAGGACAAATAAACCAAATAGTTAGGAAGTAATCCAAAGACTTGCAAACCTAATTTGTGGTAGTGTTTCCCAAATTAGGCTTTGGAATATAGCTTTGGTGATGTTTAAAGCAGGGCACATGAGTAGGAGCTCTTGGATTGATTGCATCTTGCCTACTGAATTTTTTGCTGGGCTTCAGTGATTGTTGAAGCAGTATGTGAAAGCTTAATAGCCAGGCGTTTTTAGCAGTGTCTGTGTGTGACCAGGTACTTAAAGCTACAAGCTGGAATATTCTCACAATGCTAGTGAGAGAGGCCAGTTCCCATTTCTTTCATACTGCAGCTAAGCAAGAGGTCAGATGACTCCGGTTTGAATACAGGTCTGTTTAGCCTGTGTTTTGGAATTTGTCTGAAAATATCTTGCTGTCAATTAATTATGCTTTTTTGTCATTAAACTAGTAACAGAAATTCATATGAGTAGTAATCCTAAGAAgtatattttgattattttatcaagaaaaaacaacacattaGATGGTATTGTGTGCATTGCATGTAAAAACACCCAGCAAAACAGTGGGTTTGGGCCCGGTTTGAACAGTAGCCTTTTGGCATACTGATCATCTGAAGGTATAACATCGTTATCATggacaaaaaatgtttttcagtactCATTCTGTGCCTTTTCCAAAGTTTGGAATTTGCTGTGATGGGTCCGTAGCATCCTTTAAAAATAGTTCTCTCTTAGTGTTATTTTAAATCCTAGAAGCAGCCAGGGAAGGAAGTGTTTAAATTACTCTGTTCAGTGAAGCGCTAAACCTGAAAGTTATCAGCATTGTCACTAAGGTGGAGATCACTGTGTAGGCAGCTTCCAACCCTGGTATGGCAAATACTGCTGGGCCCAAACGGTCACTTTGCAGTTTACGTCAAGGCTGTAGTCTAGCAACATAAACTGACAGCACAGTAGGTGCACTGTAGAGAATTTAGAATTCTTACCGCATTACGTTGGGGATTCTCAAAAACGATCATTCAGTATTCCTCCCTTGTTAAGGCAAGATTAAAAGGAACCCCTTTTTTGTTCCTGATGATGCtttaaaaggtttttcttttgtttctttgaggTGATACAGATCATGGTGTCGACGATATTTACTTCTAAATaccaaataaattgttttcataaaacttaAATAAGCAgttatatttttatacaaatgGAGAAATCTCTTTGGATTCATTCCAAATAAATGAATTTGTACTTCGTGCCTGAATAAACCAGCCAGGTAGCTTTCACTGTGCTCTTACTGATACATAACTGTAGTAAGCTACTAAGGAGTCGTCTTGTGTTTCTATGCAAATTTATAAGTTTTAGATTAGTAGGCCATTGATACGATGGACActcttctgcctttccctcccccatTTCTTTCTGGTACTGAAAATAtcaagattttaaatgttttaatgtaCCTAAACCtgtttctgtggtgttttgtgaaagggtttggttttggttttgttttgttttgcttttttttttttttttaattcagccttCATTATTAGATACAAGCAATGATATTTCTAATTTAATTATGGGAAATAACTCTTGATATATCCAATATGTGTAATGCTTTCTCAGTGTAGACTTTGCTATGAAGTTACTTGCCGCTTTTAAACTAACAATTTCTTCATGGTTAACTTGAGGCAGCATTATTCAAGATGAAGGCATTCTGGTATTAACTAACTTTGCCGTGAAATTTCCAGTAGGCAGTCCTGCACAGAGATATTAACAACGTAGTGAGTTATTTTGCTGTAGTGGTGGGGGAAGGCTCCTCTCTTTGTCCCTGTGAAATACAagggtttttttatcattttgtaaTAGGATCTTTCCTGGCCTGGGCTTGCAGTGGGTGATCTGTTTCACAGACCACGAGCTACTGTGCTGGTAACAGTGAAGGGAGTAGACAAGCTGGCATTGCCTGTGAAAGGGATTTCCTACCCTATTGAGAACGTGAGTATCCACGTTTGGAACTGTTGCGTGATTTCTGTGGCTCTTATGATATAGTGAGAAGTACATGACTCTCTACTGTAGCCCTTGATGTTCAGTTATTTCTTACTTCGCTTGCGAAGTTCACATATCACCCTAGAATGATGGGTCAGGCTGTACAGATAAATAATCCAGTCAGACTCCTGTACAAGGTGAGAGGCCTTTAAGATCACCCACCCAGGTAGAGAATCCACTGCTTCCCATGGTAACTTTTTGATTCATAGTCAGAATCAttaacttttttacttttttttgcttcagCTGAGTGTGAGTGGTAGAATTTTATATGATGACTCTTTGATGTACTGTATAGCCCTCTAAGCATTCTGAGTCCTCAAGTATTTGACTGTGAAATACAGCACTTTGAGACACAATTCGATTATACTGTATcaaaaagacaacaaacaaaCACCATTACATTTACCTGTCACTGTCTGTCTTTGCTGAGACTCTTGTCTCACACTTGTCACAGCAtgacagaatcatttaggttggaaaagacctcttgAAGTCATGTAGTTCAACCCCCTGaacaagcagggtcagctagagcaggctGTCCAGAACCGtatccagttgggttttgaatatctccatagatggagactctacaacctctctgggcaacctgtgccagtatttgACCACCCTTACAATAAAAAAGCGTTTTCTTGTGTGAAATATAgaatttcctatttttaaatttgtgcccattgtctcttctCCTGTCATATGATTTTGTCCACGTGCATCTTAATGGGAGCACAGTAACTTGCGAAATATTGGTAACTGTAAAGTGTGTACTCCTTTATAAATACATTGTCTGCTTTAATCCATTTCGCTGCAGTATTGGACTGGTTGTTCATGTTGAGTTGTTGTTTGTCCAGCATGAACCCACAAACCCTTTTCAAATAAGTTGATTTTCAGGTTATCTCTAGTTAGTTAATTCTGCTTCTGCCTATCTTGGAAAACTTTGTTTTGCACTAGTTCACAATGCTTTTTGGCTCTATGCAACTGCTGTGCTCCTGTTAAGAATTATTATTTACCGttttattatttcagtcaaaCTGTGGAATCATCAGTGACAATGTTGAATAGTGTTTTGTTTAATATTGACACCCTGTTGCACACCCCAGGATGAGGTGATGACTCCCCTGTGAAATTACTTCTGCAGCTATCAGGCAggcttttaatctgttttaaaatatcagcatttAATTGGAATGTTATGTGGCTTTACATTGAACTCGAGTGAAATTCAGCTTAACAAAGATCTGCTTTCACATCAGCTTTCAAGCACAGCTCACTAGTTCGGGCATAGTTACATGTTGGCATTGCTGAAATGGTGCCTGGACCAAAACTGGTGTAGGATTGTCTGCACCTGACTGTAGGCGCTGCTAACTTGCAGAAGCCTTAAATATACTTGAAGTCTTCAGTTGTATTTGCATTTGTAACTTTGATAAAGTTCTGATGTGTAcataatgcatattttatttcctattaataggaattaatattaataataggAACTAATAGGAATAATAAAGTTAACTGCTGCAATGCCCCAAATGTATGCTGGCACAGCATTGGTTCTCCGATATTCAAGAATAGTTTCAAATGATCATCAATGAGTCCATGTTTGGGACTGCTGGGTACAAATTATCCTAGCTTACAGACTTACTAAAATttgttagaaaaaatatttttatgctcttTAACTAGTGAATGGAAATGTGCCGTTCTACTTCTTTTTAGATGAAACCCAGAAGTAAGTGTTTTATTAGCTTGCCAGTAATGGCACTATACCATGATAGGATTTCTTTTATTCTCAGTAATTTTTTATATGTCTCTCTTCTTTGTTGTTTCAGCAGTTGATCTTTCTACTGGTATATTTTCATTCATCACTTTACTGTGGTTTATAACTTTCCAGTTGCACTAAGATTGGTTTCCTCTTTTGTATTGCTTCTGTATTTGTTGGTCTTGCTTTACTGATAAACAAGGCTATACTCTTAGCTTAAGTAAGCCTCTTAATTACACAATCACGGCCCCTTGGACTTCTTAAAAACATATCGTGTCTGCCATATGTACAAATAAATTGTCTGTTCATAGATACACAgctgatgttttgttttgcacaTTGACTCCTATTATTTGTTATTATCACTTTGGAAATATTCATACTCTTTGTTCAAAAAGAGGTTGTCCTATTTTTTCCAGACTTCTGTAGTTAAGCAAATTATCTCTTTCTATATCATTAGTCCCTGTTTTACCCCAAAATCTAACTAGATTTTTGTGTTCTAGGCTGTGCCCTTCAGTCTTGACAGTGTTGCGAATGCTATTCATACTTTGTTCTCTGAGGAAACTCCTGTGGTCTTGCAGCTAGCCCCCAGTGAGGAAGTGAGTATTGCTTTGCTGCTGATTCCAGATGTTCTAAATAGTAAACCTCTTTCCACTTGTGTGGCTGGAGTAAAGCCAGttgattatataaaatattttgcattggAGAGAGATTGCAAGTATGATTGATTATTAATGTGTGCCTGGAAAAACTAAAAACTAACCTCTGTTTTTATTAAACAATGGCAATTATTGCAGAGAGTGTACATGGTGGGCAAGGCAAACTCTGTATTTGAAGATCTTTCTGTCACACTGCGCCAACTGCGAAACCGCTTATTCCAGGACAACTCCATTCTCAGCTCCCTTCCTCTCAATTCCCTCAGCAGAAACAATGAGGTAAAAAACTTTAATCAGTGGGaacttttacaatttttttttctgatgttcttaGTTAtcttgtgcttttccttttttttttttttcctccccttcccccccccccccccgccctcttttttcctttttttttccctttgctttacCTAGGAGAGCTCACTCTAATTTTTTCTAACTGAATTTTAGGAACTAAGTTTTAAGGGTTTTTTGTAAGTAACTTTATCGAAAGAGTAATTTCCTTCTGGCATGTTCTGATGCCGTAGAAGACATAACCTGCCAAAAAATACTGAGACTTGCAACAAAATGAGACTTCCTTAACTTTGGTTTCATCAAAGGAaatatctgtctctctctctgcctcttcccccaggTTGACTTGCTTTTTCTGTCAGAACTACAAGTCCTGCATGATATTGCAAGCCTGGTAAGGTTTTTTTGAAACACTTTCCCCATCTTGCGTCACAAATTTCAGAGATCTCCTTAAAGGTAGAGAAGCCCTAGCCAGGATACTTGGCAACCAGTGATATATATTCAAGTATGTCATCAGTTGGTTGCATCAGTTGAAATAATTAATTCTCAAGTTATTTGTATCGTCCCTGTCactggcagaagaaaatgagaaccTTAATCATCTGTTCATTCTCTTGTATCGTGTTTGGTGAGAACAGGGGGAGTTCTGAGCTGCTATTTCTCCATACCTAAGACACCAGGAAGTACTCAATGAagaattccttgttttcttacttgAGAAGTATAATGGTAGTTAAGAACATGTTCTTTGCCCTGTCCAccattttacttcaaaatatcaCCATAATATTTTGTCTGAAAAGACTGCAGTGACTTTTGTAGCATGAATAGTGATGGTGATAGAAATATTCCAATGGAGGGGTGACCTTTTAATTCTTATGATCTTTTTACTAAGAAACTACTGCCTTTTTGCTGcggtttaggttttgttttgggttttgtttttttttcctttaagctgCAGCCCTCAACTACTTAAAGTGAAGGAAACAGTCATGAAAAACTCAGAAGTTCATGTTAGGTGAAGGGCTGGTGGAGAGAAATGGGACTTTTAAGAAAATGAGGTAGAACAACTTGGTTTTGTCTTGCGGACTAGAAATGCTGTAGTTAAAGTAGATGGGAAGATAGGAACTGACTAAATTCCTTGCTTTCAGGGACTATTCTCTTGTGCAGGCAAATGTCAGTGCTGCAGCTTCACGCTTGTAGAAGTGCAAGAATATCACTATTCTCCTTTGAGATAATTTGGATTATATTGGTTGGGTTTTATGACAATGGGATGATACTCCTTAAGTAAACTACTTTTGTACACAGGCAACAGCAAGGTAGAAGTTGCAACCTACTCAGTTTTGCAAGGGCCAGCTTCAGCAGAGGGAATAGTAGTATCCAAATGTTGTAGTTacgtgagattttttttctcccaagttttatttttatggtgGTTACAGAACAAGAATTCTGATGTGAATAattataatgtttctttttagtaGAGCTCTGTATTGCATGTATGTAACATGTACGATCATGTGCTTTTTTCTGtagaataagaaaagaaacagttgtGGACATCTTCTAGTTAAGTTGGCAAGAAATTCCACTTCCTAATCAATATGGAATATGACTGTGGAAAGTGAGGCTGAATTAGTCCCAGCAAATTGATTTtgtgaaatgtgtttttaaaagtaacctgtgtattaattaatttctttctgcccTCAATGGTGTGCCAAAGCTGTCTCGACACAAGCACTTAGCCAAAGATCACTCTCCAGACCTGTATTCTCTGGAATTGGCTGGTTTGGAAGAGGTTGGAAAACGGTATGGGGAAGACTCTCAGCAGTTCAGGGATGCTTCTCAAATTCTTGTAGACTCTTTGCAAAAGGTACGCTTTCTACCTAATTAACAAAACTCACAGGAAtactaaagaaatattttctttgtgttaaCTACAAGGGGTTAGTTTATTGACTATCTTCTGCTTTGAATTTTCACTTCATTAGTGATGGCTTGACTGAtgcttgtttttgttgttttgttttcaaaatgtagttGTTCAGTTATAAAATTGAATGTTATACTTTGTCACTCTGGAAAGTGTTGACATGATTCTACAATGTGTTAGATATTCTGTATAAAGTAGTAGGAATATACTGATGTCAATATGACtcagtgtgtttgtttttcctaaataagTATCTTGCACTTAAAACTGCCAGTATGTCTCTCAAAAACTGGCTCTCAGAAATGTGGAAATATATTTATCCCAGGGTACAGTCGTTAGTTTCTCCTTGCCCATAAAGCTATAGGAATCTAAATTTCCAGGCCTCTAAAATAACTGCTGTTCATCTTATCAAAAAGCTCAAGAAAGTAATTCTTTATCAGGTCTTTTGTAATCATTAGAAAAAATCTTAAAGGCTGGTCACTTTTGAGAGTTTCAAAAGCACGATGGAAAAGTGTTAAAAGCATGAACTTGCTAAGCCGAATAACTGTTTTCTCTAAACATTACTCTTTGGCCTCTTTGCAGTtaagcaaatatatttaaataatagaCATATTAGTCTTCGTATGAGATTAAAATATTCAGGTTCATAATTTCCCATTGAAAGGCTGAGAAcctaaatattttgttgaaaCTGACAGACAGACAATTGGAAACTATATGGTGATGGACCTTTTGTAAAAGGGATGAAAGAATGAGTTTCAGCCCAGAAAGCAGTCACAAGCTACAGTCTGCTGAACAGTTTCTGAGGGGTTTTAAAGAGATGTTATAAACCAGGTGAAAGTTGGCACTTTCATAGTGGAATTCTAAAATAGTGTAAATTTT
Encoded here:
- the ATP6AP2 gene encoding renin receptor, coding for MERRGGASWALEVAVLLLASACFAGVCGDEFSVLRSPQSVVFRDGSWPIPGERIPDVAALSMGFSVEDDLSWPGLAVGDLFHRPRATVLVTVKGVDKLALPVKGISYPIENAVPFSLDSVANAIHTLFSEETPVVLQLAPSEERVYMVGKANSVFEDLSVTLRQLRNRLFQDNSILSSLPLNSLSRNNEVDLLFLSELQVLHDIASLLSRHKHLAKDHSPDLYSLELAGLEEVGKRYGEDSQQFRDASQILVDSLQKFADEMFNLYSGNAVVEVVAVKAFNSPLMRKTRSILQSSESKKENPYNLAYPYNYNYSVIFNIILWMMIGLALAVIVISYNLWNMDPGYDSIIYRMTNQKIRMD